The DNA segment GCGGCCGCAGACCTGGTGGCGTCGATCCCCCAGGTCTCCACGGCCACGGTCACCCTGGCCTACCGCCGGGAGCAGATCCCGCGGGCTCTGGCGGGCTCCGGCTTCGTGGTCCCGTCGGTGGAGGGCCGGAAGATCATGGGCCTCACCTACCTCTCCCGGAAGTGGCCCCGGCCCCAGCCGGACCCGGACGTGGAGGTGCTACGGGCCTTCGTGGGGGGCGCCGGGCACCAGGACCTGGTGGAGGCACCCCGGGAGGCGCTGGTCCAGGCGGTGCGGGAGGAGCTTCGAACGATGCTGGGCATCGAGGCTCCGCCCCTCTTCGCCCGCACGTTCGCCTGGCCCCGTGCCATGCACCAGTACACCGTGGGGCACCTGGAGCGGGTGGAACGCCTGGAGGCCCGGGCGGCCATGTTTCCTGGGCTGGCCCTGGCCGGGGCCGCCTACCGTGGGGTGGGGCTGCCCGATTGCATCGAAAGCGGCCTTCAGGCGGCAAGGAAGGCGCTGGCGACGTCGCCGGCCCCGTCTCTCGTCGGATAGATCGTTGGAAAGAGCGCGTTTCGTCTCACAGGATCCGAAAAGCGGCCGATAAGGAGGATATGGGACGTCATCGCACGGTGCGGGCCTGGCCCAGCCGAAAGCGGCCTGCACCGGTGCTGGCGGGGGCCTGCACGGCTGGGCGCCGGGCGGGTCCTGTCGCCTTATCGGGGGGAGCCGCATGAGCGCTGAGGCAGACGCACTGGCTGGAGCAGGCTCCCCCGGCGCGCCGGCCCGGCTGGCCGGGCCCGCATGGCGAGACGACGCGGATCCCGAGCTTGGAGAGCTCCTCCGTGAGCGGGCCGAGCTGCTCCGCACCAACGAGGCGCTTTCGGCCGCCCTGCGAGAGCTCTCGGCGATCTACGAGGCCACCCTCTCGATCCTGGCCACCACCATCGACCTGCGCGACCGGGAGGCCGACGGCCACTCGCGGCGGGTGGCCGCGTACACCGTTCGGCTGGCCCGGGAGGTGGGCGTCCACGAGCCCCGGGAGCTCGACGAGCTGCGGCGGGCCGCGCTCCTGCACGACATCGGCAAGGCGGGCATCTCCGACCAGATCCTGCTCAAGCCCGGGCGCCTGAACGAGCAGGAGTGGCGGATCGTCCGCACGCACCCCGTCCTGGGGTACCGCATGCTACGCCGTACGCCCCGGCTGGAGCGGGCGGCCGAGCTCGCGTACACCCACCACGAGCGGTGGGACGGTACGGGCTATCCCCGGGGCCTGCGGGGTGAGGCCATCCCCATGGGCGCGCGCCTTTTCGCCGTCGCCGACGTCTTCGACGCCCTCACCTCAGACCGCCCCTACCGCACCGCGATCGACCTGGAGCAAGCCGCGGCCGAGATCGCCCGGGGCCGGGGCTCCCACTTCGACCCGCAGGTGGTGGACGCCTTCCTGAGGGTCCCCCTGCCCGAGTGGGCCCAGATCCGGCGGGGTCTCATAGCCTGACGCGCCGGCCGCGCTCACGCCCCCCACCGTTCCCGGGCCGCCCGCACCGCCACCTCCACCGCCTCCAGGGCCGTCTCGCACGGCACCAGACGGCCGCGCCCGCCCCATCCTTCGGCCGCGGATCCCGCCCGCCCGGCGGTCTCGCCGGGGGGCGCGAAACGCCAGGTGTCCAGCGCCGCCACGGTCCGGCCCAGGCGCAGCGCGAGGGCCACCTCCGAGAGGGTGCCGTAGCCTCCCCCGATGGCGATGAGGCTGTCCGCTGCCCGGGCGAGGAGGGCGTTCCGCATCTCGCCCATCCCGGTGGCCACGGCCCAGGTGAGGTAC comes from the Limnochorda pilosa genome and includes:
- a CDS encoding TIGR00725 family protein; this encodes MTQPRGRPHPHEPQWVPYVAVVGGSSCSERQAALAREVGRLLAERAALILCGGLEGVMEHVSRGASDAGGTVIGLLPGADRRSGNPYLTWAVATGMGEMRNALLARAADSLIAIGGGYGTLSEVALALRLGRTVAALDTWRFAPPGETAGRAGSAAEGWGGRGRLVPCETALEAVEVAVRAARERWGA
- a CDS encoding HD-GYP domain-containing protein, yielding MSAEADALAGAGSPGAPARLAGPAWRDDADPELGELLRERAELLRTNEALSAALRELSAIYEATLSILATTIDLRDREADGHSRRVAAYTVRLAREVGVHEPRELDELRRAALLHDIGKAGISDQILLKPGRLNEQEWRIVRTHPVLGYRMLRRTPRLERAAELAYTHHERWDGTGYPRGLRGEAIPMGARLFAVADVFDALTSDRPYRTAIDLEQAAAEIARGRGSHFDPQVVDAFLRVPLPEWAQIRRGLIA